The Prevotella sp. E2-28 genome includes the window CAGAGCAGGAAATCATTCAGATTATAGAATCAGAACCAGGCGTCAGTGAGCCTCATCATCTGCGCACCCGTCGGATAGGCAATCGCATTGCTATTGATACCCATATCCGACTGGATGGCGATATATCGCTCACTGAAGCTCATCATAAAGCTACAGCCATAGAGCATAGCCTGAAGGCACGCTTTGGTGAGCAGACACATGTTACTATTCACATGGAGCCTGTGAAGAAGAAATAGCTCTTTTTATTTCAGTAGGTGATAGGTACCGCCCGCTAATGGACGTACTACACCTTTCATTTCCATTTGGAAAAGTAGAGCAGTTAGTTTACCAATAGGTATGTTTGTCTTCACGGATAGCTGATTAAGTTGAAAATCGCCGAATTCATCGAGGATTCTGGCGATTTTCTGTTCCTCGTCAGATAGTTCTGGAAAGATGCTCCGCTCGATACCTCTTGTCTGTGCCTGCTGTAGTTGGATATCACCTTGCCATCCCATGGCATTAACAAAATCCTCGGCATTGGTAATCAGTGAGGCGCCATTATCGCGAATCAGCAGATTACACCCTTCGCTATAGGGGGCACCCACGGCACCTGGGAAGGCAAACACGCTACGGTTGTAGTCCATTGCGATACGTGAGGTGATGAGGCCGCCACCCTTCGCAGCACTTTCCACTAATATCGTGGCATCACTCATACCAGCCACGATGCGATTGCGCTTTACGAAGTTCAGTTTGTCAGCACGTGTCTCCGTCATGTATTCTGTGAGTAACCCACCTTGAGTCAGCATCTTTTTGGCGGTCTCACGATGGGCTGAAGGATAAATCTCGTCCAGTCCGTGAGCCAATACACCCACCGTATCGTAACCGTTTTCCAGCGCATTGCGATGGGCACAGATATCTATGCCATAGGCCAATCCACTAACGATGAGTACTTCTGGGCAGAGGTGTTTCAGGTCGCTGACGAACCGACGTATCAGGTCCTTACCGTAGGTGGTGCAGTGACGGGTACCAATGATATTGATAACACGCCGTTGGTTCAGGTTGGCCGAGCCCATATAATATAATAGGATAGGAGCATCGGGGCATTCGCTGAGACGCTGAGGATAGTTCTCAGAGTCTAGAAGTAACGGGGTGATGCGATGCTTAGTGATAAACTCCATTTCCTGAGCAGCACGTGTCAGGGGTAGTGTCCAGTCTTTCAGACTTGTAGCCAGGCGGTCACTGCATTCGGGCATCACGTCCTTGATGTCATTGCGATGCTCATAAACAGCTTGTCCGCCCCCTAGTGTCCTGTAGAGGTGAAGGGCGGTCTGAAAGTTAAAACCCGTCATGCGGGTTAAGGCTATGGTATAGTAGAGTTCAGAGTTCATAGTTCATAGTTCACAGTTAGTTCATAGTTCAGAATTAATTATGCGCAGCCCAACTATGAACTATGAATTATGAACTATGAACTGTTCAAATGCGGCATCATAATCGGCACTGTTGCCTAAGCGTCCGTTTACCAGACAAACCAGTTCTATCTTTCCGCGGAAGCACAGCTGTTCATCGCTGGCACGATAGATGTCCTGATGAAACACGTATTTGATACCTTCCTTTGTGAGGTTCAGGCGTGAGATAAACTCATCGTCAGGTCGTAGGGGCACCTTATATTGTAGTTGCATACGTGCCACCACGGCATCCACGCCCTTATTGTGCATCTCGGCAAATGAGAGGCCACACTCTTTCAGGAACAGATGACGTGTGTGTTCGCAATAGTGTACGTACTGGGCGTTGTTCACAATGCCTTCGATGTCACATTCATAGTCGCGCACTTCCATGCGCGTTTCAAAGATGTAATTCATTTTCTTTTGAGATATTCATAACCGATGCGGCAACGCAGGCAGTCCCTACGGTCGCAGTATTCTTTCTTTAATTGAATGAGGGCCTGACTGTCGCCTGCTGTCTGCACCTCAAGTCCGCATTCTTTCCACATGCGAATGATATGGTTTTCCTCTGCCTTGAGTTGCTCTAAGAGGTCGAAAGCACGGTCGCAAAGATCCTCTCTCTGGCGATGTCTGCCCACGGCGAAGAGCATAGGGATTGCTGTATTGATAATCATCAGATTTGCCGATGAAACCGATGTCTTCTTCGTGCTTCTGGGACTCTCGGCACCAAACATGAAGTGTGTCTCCCAA containing:
- a CDS encoding thioesterase family protein, with amino-acid sequence MNYIFETRMEVRDYECDIEGIVNNAQYVHYCEHTRHLFLKECGLSFAEMHNKGVDAVVARMQLQYKVPLRPDDEFISRLNLTKEGIKYVFHQDIYRASDEQLCFRGKIELVCLVNGRLGNSADYDAAFEQFIVHNS
- the dprA gene encoding DNA-processing protein DprA, which translates into the protein MNSELYYTIALTRMTGFNFQTALHLYRTLGGGQAVYEHRNDIKDVMPECSDRLATSLKDWTLPLTRAAQEMEFITKHRITPLLLDSENYPQRLSECPDAPILLYYMGSANLNQRRVINIIGTRHCTTYGKDLIRRFVSDLKHLCPEVLIVSGLAYGIDICAHRNALENGYDTVGVLAHGLDEIYPSAHRETAKKMLTQGGLLTEYMTETRADKLNFVKRNRIVAGMSDATILVESAAKGGGLITSRIAMDYNRSVFAFPGAVGAPYSEGCNLLIRDNGASLITNAEDFVNAMGWQGDIQLQQAQTRGIERSIFPELSDEEQKIARILDEFGDFQLNQLSVKTNIPIGKLTALLFQMEMKGVVRPLAGGTYHLLK